In Palaemon carinicauda isolate YSFRI2023 chromosome 21, ASM3689809v2, whole genome shotgun sequence, the following proteins share a genomic window:
- the LOC137614890 gene encoding craniofacial development protein 2-like encodes MSSIVCYALTNDSSKEGKVDTMKIGIGDLNAKVGRNNQGIENVMGVGGLAEVAHENGANFISFFLTNNVVFVLSLFEHNDIRKYTWALPCGNYENQIDHIAINIVRKRKLRDARSSRDADIDSDHQLIATLK; translated from the coding sequence atgagtagtatagtttgctatgcactaacAAATGATTCCTCGAAGGAAGGAAAGGTGGATACAatgaaaattgggattggtgacctcaatgctaaagttggaaggaataatcaagggatagagaatgtgatgggtgtcggggGTCTTGCCGAAGTTGCAcatgaaaatggagcaaattttATAAGTTTCTTTTTAACAAACAATGTTGTCTTTGTGCTTAGTCTTTTCGAGCATAATGACATCCGCAAATATACATGGGCTTTACCATGTGGTAATtacgaaaatcaaatagatcatatagcaaTTAATATAGTGAGAAAGAGAAAACTAAGAGATGCAAGAAGCtctagagatgcagatattgatagtgatcaccaactcattgccacactgaaatga